The following proteins are co-located in the Nonlabens ponticola genome:
- a CDS encoding acyl-CoA carboxylase subunit beta, giving the protein MDLDFNKNEDHNKLLLSDLRRRFAKVALGGGEKRIEKHHAKGKMTARERIDYLLDDADKAVEIGAFAGDGMYAEHGGCPSGGVVVKIGHVSGKQVIVVANDATVKAGAWFPITGKKNLRAQEISMENRLPIIYLVDSAGVYLPMQDEIFPDKEHFGRIFRNNAVMSSMGITQIAAVMGSCVAGGAYLPIMSDEAMIVDKTGSIFLAGSYLVKAAIGESIDNETLGGATTHCEISGVTDYKAKDDKDALDRIKSVMGKIGDFDKAGYNKVKAVKPAKDPKELYGVLPRQRSAQYNMMEIIERVIDADSFDEYKEGYGQTIITGYARVDGWAVGIVANQRQVVKTKKGEMQFGGVIYSDSADKSTRFIANCNQKKIPLVFLQDVTGFMVGSKSEHGGIIKDGAKMVNAVSNSVVPKFTIVIGNSYGAGNYAMCGKAYDPRLIVAWPSAELAVMSGNSAAKVLMQIEKASLEKSGKKLTEEEEKELFAKTKDRYDEQVSPYYAAARIWTDAIIDPMDTRKWISTGIEAANHAPITKDFNMGVLQT; this is encoded by the coding sequence ATGGACCTAGACTTCAATAAGAACGAAGATCACAATAAATTACTACTGTCAGATTTGCGACGCAGATTTGCCAAAGTTGCCCTAGGCGGTGGCGAGAAACGCATTGAAAAACATCATGCCAAAGGAAAAATGACGGCTCGCGAGCGCATCGATTACCTGCTGGATGATGCAGATAAAGCGGTTGAGATAGGTGCTTTTGCAGGTGACGGTATGTACGCAGAACACGGCGGTTGCCCTAGTGGTGGTGTGGTGGTTAAGATAGGTCACGTGAGTGGAAAGCAGGTGATCGTTGTGGCAAATGATGCCACGGTAAAAGCTGGTGCCTGGTTCCCGATTACTGGAAAAAAGAACCTACGCGCACAGGAAATCTCAATGGAAAATAGGTTGCCCATCATCTATCTAGTGGATAGTGCTGGTGTGTATTTGCCTATGCAGGATGAGATTTTTCCTGACAAGGAACATTTTGGCCGCATCTTTAGAAACAACGCCGTCATGAGTAGCATGGGAATCACCCAGATCGCTGCTGTCATGGGTAGTTGTGTGGCTGGTGGCGCTTACCTGCCTATAATGAGTGATGAGGCCATGATCGTTGATAAAACAGGAAGTATTTTTCTTGCTGGTAGTTATCTGGTGAAAGCTGCCATAGGCGAGAGTATTGATAATGAAACGTTGGGTGGTGCGACCACGCACTGCGAGATAAGTGGTGTGACCGATTATAAAGCCAAGGACGATAAAGATGCCCTTGATCGCATCAAGAGTGTGATGGGTAAGATTGGTGATTTTGATAAGGCTGGTTACAACAAAGTAAAAGCTGTCAAACCTGCCAAGGACCCTAAAGAATTATACGGTGTGCTGCCGCGACAGCGTAGCGCACAATACAACATGATGGAAATCATTGAGCGCGTGATTGATGCCGACTCTTTTGATGAATATAAGGAAGGATACGGCCAGACCATCATAACAGGATATGCGCGTGTCGATGGTTGGGCAGTTGGTATCGTTGCCAATCAGCGTCAAGTGGTGAAGACTAAAAAAGGCGAGATGCAATTTGGCGGTGTGATCTACAGTGATAGTGCCGATAAATCTACCCGATTTATCGCTAACTGTAATCAGAAGAAGATACCGCTGGTATTTTTACAGGATGTTACAGGTTTTATGGTAGGATCAAAATCAGAACATGGTGGTATCATAAAAGACGGTGCCAAGATGGTAAACGCCGTTTCTAACAGTGTGGTTCCTAAATTCACGATTGTGATAGGTAACAGCTACGGTGCCGGAAATTATGCGATGTGCGGTAAGGCCTACGATCCACGATTGATCGTCGCATGGCCTAGTGCAGAACTTGCCGTAATGAGTGGAAACAGTGCTGCCAAAGTATTGATGCAGATAGAAAAAGCATCGCTAGAAAAGTCAGGTAAGAAACTGACTGAGGAAGAAGAAAAAGAACTCTTTGCCAAAACTAAAGATCGCTACGACGAGCAAGTGTCACCATACTACGCAGCAGCAAGAATTTGGACAGATGCTATCATCGACCCAATGGATACTAGAAAATGGATTTCCACAGGAATCGAGGCTGCCAATCACGCACCGATCACCAAGGATTTCAATATGGGTGTGTTGCAGACTTGA
- a CDS encoding mechanosensitive ion channel family protein has translation MVIRIQILVFLITLGGVFSSAQQDSTQLKNPKKEIRFPLENDTIPENGSYPPSPLGEYNKAYYAMDEFNTNIGMPPTDINLQTPQSVLEHFVKESRSENFKSAAYALNLNLFPNDVTIDEAAELAEKFYFVLNKKLAIDWQSLPDRPDGQVDITTNTNKSVAGVPRRSIDFGKLDLDGREVVLRVQRVKVKDGGPFWVISANTVENIEPLYVLYGPRKLDRMMPKWSRANVLGVPWWKLIGTFVLLVLSIVAGKLASATVEKIFKNSNRRWMNMIAHKLASPSGFAAGVLVFYLTLENLVSFGGPFARFIYSVLLIALIGSIGWFIMRVVNGLMIYFAERSLGDDTLEENPEYRKMMTYISVARRLITLIIIFIGLSIIASQFPSLERLGISLMASAGLVSIVLGVAAQDTLGNILAGIQIALTSPAKIGDTILIEDELGIVEDITFTYVVVRTWDQKRLVIPCKEVVSQMFENWSMTNSHITKPIELYVDYTTDVQMIRDKFDELLRESEDWDEKNDPVVEVVDMTEKSMKIRALCSAKNPAVAWDLHCKLKEELVAYIAQLEKGKYLTKVREIDTVHQEEE, from the coding sequence ATGGTAATCAGGATTCAGATTTTAGTGTTTTTAATCACTTTAGGTGGAGTATTCAGTTCAGCCCAACAAGATTCGACACAGCTTAAAAACCCTAAGAAGGAAATACGTTTCCCATTAGAGAATGATACGATTCCAGAAAATGGATCTTATCCGCCTAGTCCCTTAGGAGAATACAATAAGGCATATTATGCTATGGATGAGTTCAATACCAATATTGGTATGCCTCCTACGGATATTAATCTACAAACACCGCAGTCGGTTCTTGAGCATTTTGTAAAAGAGAGCAGGTCAGAAAACTTCAAGAGTGCAGCCTATGCTCTCAATCTCAATTTATTTCCTAACGATGTAACTATTGATGAAGCGGCTGAGCTTGCTGAAAAATTTTATTTTGTACTCAATAAAAAGCTAGCAATCGATTGGCAATCTTTACCCGATCGACCAGATGGACAAGTAGATATTACTACTAATACTAATAAATCAGTCGCAGGTGTTCCTAGGCGTAGTATTGATTTTGGAAAGCTAGACCTTGATGGTCGTGAGGTGGTCTTGCGTGTTCAACGAGTTAAGGTAAAAGATGGTGGGCCGTTTTGGGTTATTTCTGCAAACACTGTTGAAAATATTGAGCCGCTTTACGTTTTATACGGCCCTAGAAAGCTTGATCGAATGATGCCTAAATGGTCTCGAGCAAATGTCCTAGGTGTTCCATGGTGGAAGCTCATCGGAACATTCGTACTTCTTGTTTTATCTATAGTCGCTGGAAAATTAGCCAGCGCAACCGTTGAGAAGATTTTCAAGAATTCCAATAGGCGCTGGATGAACATGATCGCACATAAGTTAGCATCACCATCAGGTTTTGCTGCTGGTGTTTTAGTCTTTTATTTGACTCTAGAGAATTTAGTATCCTTTGGTGGACCATTTGCTCGATTTATTTATAGTGTTTTACTTATCGCTTTAATTGGCTCGATTGGATGGTTTATTATGCGAGTAGTCAATGGATTGATGATCTATTTTGCAGAACGCAGTTTAGGTGATGATACGCTAGAAGAAAATCCAGAGTACCGTAAGATGATGACCTACATCTCTGTAGCCAGGCGTTTGATCACATTGATCATCATTTTTATCGGTTTGTCCATTATAGCTTCTCAATTTCCATCTTTAGAGCGATTGGGTATCTCGTTGATGGCTTCTGCAGGTTTGGTGTCTATTGTGTTGGGTGTGGCAGCACAAGATACTTTAGGTAATATTTTGGCTGGTATCCAAATAGCACTAACCAGCCCTGCTAAAATAGGAGATACAATTCTCATAGAAGATGAATTAGGCATTGTTGAGGACATCACTTTTACTTATGTAGTGGTACGCACTTGGGATCAAAAACGATTAGTCATTCCTTGTAAAGAGGTAGTTTCCCAAATGTTTGAGAATTGGTCTATGACAAACTCTCATATCACTAAACCTATAGAACTTTATGTGGATTACACCACAGATGTGCAGATGATTAGGGATAAGTTTGATGAACTCCTGCGTGAATCTGAGGATTGGGATGAGAAAAACGATCCTGTTGTTGAGGTAGTCGATATGACAGAGAAATCTATGAAGATAAGAGCACTATGCAGTGCCAAAAATCCTGCTGTTGCTTGGGATCTACATTGTAAACTCAAAGAAGAGTTAGTGGCTTACATAGCACAACTTGAAAAGGGTAAATATCTAACTAAGGTAAGAGAGATAGATACTGTACATCAAGAAGAAGAATAG
- the pyrF gene encoding orotidine-5'-phosphate decarboxylase: protein MTLDQLYHQIQKKKSFLCVGLDVDLEKIPAHLLQEDDPIFAFAKAIIDATHDLCVAYKPNTAFFEAYGVKGWQSLEKIIKYLNENYPDHFTIADAKRGDIGNTSTRYAKAFFEQLNFDSVTIAPYMGKDGVEPFLAFKDKYAILLALTSNAGAYDYQTLTADALPVYQQVLKTASQYKNSDRLMYVVGATKAEYLKEIRQIVPDSFLLVPGVGAQGGSLEEVYKYGANDRVGLLVNSSRGILYASQEEDFEDAARAEAFELQQAMEALLD from the coding sequence ATGACATTAGATCAACTATATCATCAGATTCAGAAAAAGAAATCCTTCTTGTGTGTAGGTCTAGACGTTGATCTTGAGAAGATTCCAGCCCATTTATTGCAAGAGGATGATCCTATTTTTGCTTTCGCGAAAGCTATCATTGACGCCACCCACGACTTGTGTGTGGCCTACAAGCCTAATACTGCCTTTTTTGAAGCTTACGGTGTCAAAGGCTGGCAATCGCTTGAGAAAATCATCAAATACCTCAACGAGAATTACCCAGATCACTTCACCATCGCAGATGCAAAACGTGGCGATATAGGTAATACCTCGACCCGATATGCCAAAGCTTTTTTTGAGCAGCTCAATTTTGACAGCGTCACCATTGCACCCTATATGGGTAAGGATGGCGTCGAGCCATTTCTAGCGTTTAAAGATAAGTATGCCATCCTACTAGCCTTGACGTCAAATGCTGGAGCCTATGATTATCAAACACTGACTGCAGATGCACTGCCGGTTTATCAACAGGTACTCAAAACGGCCTCTCAATACAAAAACAGCGACCGATTAATGTATGTCGTAGGCGCCACAAAAGCTGAGTATCTGAAAGAAATACGCCAGATAGTTCCTGATTCATTTTTGCTAGTACCTGGAGTAGGCGCTCAAGGCGGCAGCCTTGAAGAGGTCTACAAATACGGAGCTAATGATCGAGTAGGATTATTAGTCAATTCTTCACGTGGTATTCTATATGCATCACAGGAAGAAGATTTTGAAGATGCCGCAAGGGCTGAAGCATTTGAGTTGCAGCAGGCTATGGAAGCATTGCTTGACTAA